One region of Rhizoctonia solani chromosome 9, complete sequence genomic DNA includes:
- a CDS encoding Transposon Tf2-1 polyprotein, with amino-acid sequence MSTQPSTYVHANPNALSVPTNIQEIPAWAQEIKNLLLAMNQNLSLVIGQAAAHHTDLGTTQATLNNHNSSITNLDALIVKLGADIAKIGTAAPSGSSLALATKAPKLAMPDKFDGSDKNKAISFRVAVSHYLRISYPGSTVDEQIAFIISCLDGKAHEWLEPYLEEDVVKGNPVSWLHNLDAFWLQFNARWSVQNRTENFCAKLHTLKQTKGVQDYYKDFQTYSQGLGYNNPSLRDMFYDGLSHKIKETLMVQDYDHADASVTLATLAEKALKVDQRLEQFAAQHKGSSSSSNQSGSKSSTSTSAAAQGAPRDKLSVGEQVYAIVDGKAKKGVLQKVGQNAKGIAVPIVKWNDGTTMDVTFKSLKKDNHPATATTSSAPKASSSSLRNSGPSPMDLDSASSKGKKPIICATCGGRGHYANQCPSKSYSGHEAHISQDELENGDL; translated from the coding sequence ATGTCAACCCAACCTTCCACCTATGTGCATGCCAATCCCAATGCGCTGTCtgtccccaccaatatccaggagatacctgcgtgggcccaggagatcaaaaacctcctcctggctatgaaTCAAAACCTATCTCTGGTCATAGGACAAGCGGCTGCCCATCACACAGATCTTGGCACCACACAGGCCACCCTCAATAACCACAACAGCAGCATCACCAATCTAGATGCCCTCATTGTTAAACTTGgggctgatattgccaaaataggCACTGCAGCTCCGTCTGGTTCCTCCCTTGCCTtggctaccaaggctccTAAACTTGCAATGCCAGACAAATTTGACGGGTCAGACAAAAACAAGGCAATCTCTTTCAGAGTTGCTGTAtctcattatctcaggatctcatatcctggctcaacagtggatgagcaaatcGCTTTTATCAtttcctgcctggatggcaaggcccatgagtggcttgagccctatCTGGAAGAGGACGTTGTTAAAGGGAACCCTgtttcttggctccacaatttggatgccttctggctgcaattcaatgcacgctggaGTGTCCAAAATAGGACTGAGAACTTCTGTGCTAAACTGCACACcctcaaacaaaccaagggGGTCCAAGATTActacaaggacttccagacctactctcaaggtcttggttaCAACAACCCCTCTCTCAGGGAtatgttctatgatggcctatcccacaaaattaaggaaactctcatggttcaagattatgaccatgcagatgcctctgttactcttgcaactcttgcagagaaggcccttaaagtGGATCAGCGCCTAGAGCAGTTTGCGGCCCAGCACAAGGGttcatcttcctcttcaaaccaatctggaagcaaatccagcacctctacgtcagcagcagcccagggagcgcccagggataaactgtctgttggggaacaggtgtatgcaattgtggatggaaaggcaAAGAAGGGGGTTCTTCAAAAGGTTGGCCAAAATGCCAAAGGGATAGCAGTTCCAATTGTTAAatggaatgatggcaccaccatggacGTTACCTTTAAATCTCTCAAAAAGGATAACCACCCTGCCACTGCCACCACCTCCtctgctcccaaggcttcctcctcctccttgcgTAATTCTGGTCCTTCCCCTATGGACCTAGACTCTGCCTCttcaaaaggcaaaaaaccaattatatgcgcaacatgtggaggaaggggacactatgccaaccaatgcccctccaaatcctactctggccatgaggcccatatctctcaggatgagttggaaaatggggacctctga